One window from the genome of Metabacillus flavus encodes:
- the glcD gene encoding glycolate oxidase subunit GlcD: MLNLEFKEKLIAAVGKSNVEDSNASRLVYSYDATPNFQALPDAVVSPRSAEEVSQVVKLCGQYNVPIVPRGSGTNLCAGTCPTEGGIVLLFKHMNKILEIDEENLTVTVQPGAVTLDIINEVEARGLFYPPDPSSMKISTIGGNINENSGGLRGLKYGVTRDYVMALEIVLANGDVIRTGGKLAKDVAGYDFTRLFVGSEGTLGILTEATLKLIPMPETKSTMLALYQDLGAAARSVSKIIANKIIPATLEFLDQPTLKVVEDFARIGLPTDVKAVLLIEQDGPADLVAGDMLKMADICKQEQAVSVQLAKTNEEAEALRTARRSALSALARLKPTTILEDATVPRSEIARMVTAINEIGERFNVQICTFGHAGDGNLHPTVATDARDHDEMERVEKAFAAIFEKAIELGGTITGEHGVGEMKAPYLELKLGAAGISAMKAVKSALDPANIMNPGKVFAKDTRKRVVVSS; the protein is encoded by the coding sequence ATGCTGAACCTAGAATTTAAAGAAAAACTGATCGCTGCTGTCGGCAAAAGCAACGTGGAGGATTCCAATGCAAGCCGGCTTGTGTATTCCTATGATGCTACACCAAACTTCCAGGCGCTGCCTGATGCTGTAGTCTCACCAAGGTCTGCTGAAGAAGTATCACAAGTGGTAAAGCTTTGCGGGCAATATAACGTCCCGATTGTACCCAGAGGTTCTGGAACAAATCTATGCGCAGGCACCTGTCCCACAGAAGGCGGGATTGTCCTTTTATTTAAGCATATGAACAAAATTCTTGAAATCGATGAGGAAAACCTGACTGTGACGGTTCAGCCAGGTGCCGTAACATTGGATATTATTAATGAAGTTGAGGCACGCGGACTCTTCTATCCTCCTGATCCAAGCTCCATGAAAATTTCCACAATCGGAGGAAATATCAACGAAAACTCAGGCGGGCTCCGCGGGCTAAAATATGGCGTTACCCGTGATTATGTAATGGCTCTGGAGATCGTTCTCGCAAACGGAGACGTCATCCGGACAGGCGGAAAGCTTGCGAAGGATGTGGCAGGCTATGATTTTACCAGATTGTTTGTCGGTTCTGAAGGGACCCTCGGGATTTTGACTGAAGCAACACTGAAGCTGATTCCGATGCCGGAAACGAAAAGCACGATGCTCGCTCTTTATCAAGATTTGGGGGCGGCTGCAAGATCGGTTTCAAAGATTATCGCCAATAAAATCATCCCGGCTACACTGGAGTTTTTGGATCAGCCAACACTAAAAGTGGTCGAAGACTTTGCCAGGATTGGACTGCCGACCGATGTAAAAGCCGTTCTGCTCATTGAACAGGACGGTCCAGCTGACCTCGTTGCAGGAGACATGCTGAAAATGGCGGATATCTGCAAGCAGGAGCAGGCCGTTTCGGTTCAGCTGGCGAAGACAAATGAAGAAGCTGAAGCGTTAAGAACAGCGAGGCGCTCTGCATTATCCGCGCTTGCCAGGCTGAAGCCCACGACCATTCTAGAAGACGCTACGGTTCCAAGGTCTGAGATTGCCAGGATGGTGACGGCCATTAACGAAATCGGCGAAAGATTCAATGTCCAAATCTGTACGTTCGGTCACGCCGGCGACGGGAATCTTCATCCGACCGTTGCAACCGATGCCCGGGACCATGATGAAATGGAACGGGTTGAAAAAGCGTTTGCCGCCATTTTTGAAAAGGCCATTGAGCTAGGCGGGACCATTACTGGTGAGCATGGCGTCGGGGAAATGAAGGCGCCATATCTTGAATTAAAACTCGGAGCCGCAGGCATTTCCGCCATGAAGGCAGTAAAGAGTGCACTGGATCCTGCCAACATCATGAATCCCGGGAAAGTATTTGCGAAGGACACTAGAAAAAGGGTGGTTGTATCATCATGA
- a CDS encoding FadR/GntR family transcriptional regulator, producing MNYKQIKPKKIYEEVAEAILESIKEGAIKPGERLNSVQQLSEDFNVGRSAIREALSALRAMGMIEMKQGEGTYVKKFDPNAIGGSLFSAVLMDREAIAHLLEVRKILEAGIAASAARNRTDEDLNKLKEILLEMKGTIGNEELGEKSDFDFHMAIAQSSRNPMLMGLMNNVSEMMLNTMRETRRIWLYSKQTTSKRLYQEHVKIFEAISDKDEALAQDLMMSHLVKVEEVLMKYLKR from the coding sequence GTGAATTACAAACAAATCAAACCCAAAAAAATATACGAAGAGGTCGCTGAAGCGATTCTTGAATCAATAAAAGAAGGGGCTATCAAGCCAGGAGAAAGGCTGAATTCCGTTCAGCAGCTCTCAGAAGATTTCAATGTCGGAAGATCGGCGATCCGCGAAGCGCTAAGCGCACTGAGAGCAATGGGAATGATCGAAATGAAGCAGGGTGAGGGAACGTATGTAAAGAAGTTCGATCCGAACGCAATTGGAGGCTCCCTCTTTTCCGCCGTTCTTATGGATCGGGAGGCGATAGCCCATCTCCTTGAAGTCCGAAAAATACTGGAAGCCGGCATCGCTGCCTCCGCAGCAAGGAACCGTACAGATGAAGATTTGAACAAGCTTAAAGAAATTCTTCTCGAGATGAAAGGCACAATCGGAAACGAAGAGCTTGGAGAAAAGTCCGATTTTGATTTTCATATGGCCATTGCCCAGTCTTCCCGCAATCCGATGCTGATGGGTCTGATGAACAATGTTTCTGAAATGATGCTCAATACAATGCGGGAAACGCGAAGAATCTGGCTTTATTCGAAACAGACAACATCAAAGCGCCTGTACCAGGAGCATGTGAAGATTTTTGAAGCCATTTCGGATAAAGACGAAGCACTGGCACAGGATTTAATGATGAGCCATCTGGTGAAGGTGGAAGAGGTTTTGATGAAATATTTAAAGAGGTAG
- a CDS encoding CdaR family transcriptional regulator produces MLLPALAAKIVEEVKKVIEEDVIVVTPEGTIIASTDDSRVGDFHEGAQIASVEKRKVIISKKDEQTLAGVKAGINLPVFFQGEVAGVIGITGIPEEISPFGEVIRKMTELLVNESYYTEQLNWEARTREAFVFDWIQLKEWTSAFTNRARLLNIDLTIQRLAAIAAIPDEGLYYKGISSVIQTWQNSHPEDLLVQWGNNRIVMIFHSGDTAYTKGRIRSFHQFLEEEFRTHVLIGAGKSVRPSRLSDSYLQAERALQSHSPNDARIVFDEDLTIEMLLNEISLKTKEEYIERTISPLLTEGDLFTTLSVLFEKNHSLKKTAEALPIHINTLHYRIKKIEELTGLNPSRLNDALILYLAVMLMDKQPK; encoded by the coding sequence ATGCTGCTGCCTGCACTTGCCGCTAAAATCGTGGAAGAAGTAAAAAAGGTAATTGAGGAAGATGTGATCGTTGTAACTCCTGAAGGAACGATTATCGCAAGCACCGATGACAGCCGGGTAGGAGACTTCCATGAAGGGGCGCAAATCGCTTCAGTCGAAAAGCGTAAGGTCATCATTTCCAAAAAGGATGAACAGACTCTAGCCGGTGTAAAAGCCGGGATTAATCTCCCTGTGTTTTTTCAGGGAGAGGTGGCCGGCGTAATCGGCATCACCGGGATACCTGAAGAAATATCCCCCTTCGGAGAAGTCATCCGGAAAATGACCGAACTTCTTGTCAACGAAAGCTACTATACAGAACAGTTAAACTGGGAAGCCCGGACCCGGGAAGCCTTTGTATTCGACTGGATTCAGCTGAAGGAATGGACTTCTGCTTTCACGAACCGGGCCCGGCTTCTGAATATCGACTTAACCATCCAGCGATTGGCAGCCATAGCGGCTATTCCCGATGAAGGTCTTTATTACAAAGGCATATCCTCTGTCATCCAAACCTGGCAAAACAGCCATCCCGAAGATCTTTTGGTGCAATGGGGAAACAACCGGATCGTGATGATTTTTCATTCAGGAGACACCGCCTATACAAAAGGAAGAATACGATCCTTTCACCAATTTTTAGAAGAAGAATTCAGGACACATGTTTTGATTGGAGCCGGAAAGTCCGTACGCCCTTCCAGACTCTCTGACTCATATCTGCAAGCAGAACGGGCCCTCCAGTCGCATAGCCCCAATGATGCGCGGATTGTTTTTGATGAAGATTTAACCATTGAAATGCTGTTGAATGAAATCAGTCTGAAAACAAAAGAGGAATATATTGAGCGCACCATTTCCCCTCTATTAACGGAGGGTGATTTATTTACAACATTGTCCGTTCTTTTTGAGAAAAATCATTCTTTGAAAAAAACAGCTGAAGCTTTGCCTATTCATATCAATACGCTCCATTACCGGATAAAAAAAATAGAAGAGCTGACCGGGCTGAATCCTTCCAGGCTCAATGATGCGCTCATTCTTTATCTTGCCGTCATGCTTATGGATAAACAGCCAAAATAA
- a CDS encoding (Fe-S)-binding protein → MTTVQEREKIQAQFKERMNEDELLNCMRCGFCLPSCPTYIESGFDEAHSPRGRIALMKGVVDGLIEPDEDVERSLNLCLGCRACEPVCPSGVNYGHFLEEARDIINQNKKHSLPVRVMRKAAFHQLFPHQNRMRNVTGLLGFYQRSGLQKLARNTGVMKLFPETLATMEKVLPAVPTMKEMKNRPEFLPARGTATKRVAFFSGCLMDTMFMETNNATAKLLQAAGCEIVIPKKQACCGALHGHSGEKAEGKELAKRNIQAFEDLDADYIITNAGGCGAFLIEYGHLLQDEPEWHERAITFSAKLKDFTEVLIACDFHKNGSLSLPPSVITYQDSCHLRNVMHTSSAPRKLLNAIEGSEFREMKDADRCCGSAGIYNIVESEMSMQILDHKMEQAKASRAAIIVTANPGCLLQMKLGIEREGLSDKMKAVHLADLLYEAMPADLKKPH, encoded by the coding sequence ATGACAACGGTACAGGAACGCGAAAAAATCCAGGCACAGTTCAAGGAGCGCATGAATGAAGACGAACTGCTGAACTGCATGAGGTGCGGCTTTTGCCTGCCCTCCTGCCCCACCTATATTGAGTCAGGCTTTGACGAGGCCCATTCGCCAAGGGGCCGGATCGCTTTAATGAAAGGTGTCGTGGACGGATTAATCGAACCGGATGAAGATGTGGAGCGCTCACTGAATCTTTGCCTTGGCTGCCGGGCATGTGAACCGGTTTGTCCCTCCGGTGTGAATTATGGCCATTTTCTGGAAGAAGCCCGGGATATTATCAATCAGAATAAAAAGCACTCACTGCCTGTCCGGGTAATGCGGAAGGCTGCATTTCATCAGTTATTCCCTCATCAGAACCGGATGAGGAATGTTACAGGGCTGCTTGGCTTTTATCAGCGGTCCGGTTTGCAGAAGCTTGCTCGGAATACGGGCGTGATGAAGCTTTTTCCTGAAACACTCGCAACGATGGAAAAAGTGCTGCCTGCCGTACCGACGATGAAAGAGATGAAGAACCGTCCCGAATTTTTGCCGGCACGGGGTACGGCCACTAAAAGGGTTGCTTTTTTCAGCGGCTGTTTGATGGATACGATGTTTATGGAGACCAACAATGCGACGGCCAAGCTCCTTCAGGCTGCCGGCTGCGAGATCGTCATCCCAAAAAAACAGGCATGCTGCGGAGCACTGCACGGACACAGCGGTGAAAAGGCTGAAGGAAAAGAGCTTGCCAAACGGAACATTCAGGCATTCGAGGATCTGGACGCTGACTATATCATCACCAATGCAGGCGGCTGCGGTGCTTTTCTGATTGAATACGGCCACCTCCTTCAAGACGAACCGGAATGGCACGAACGGGCAATCACGTTTTCAGCAAAGCTGAAGGATTTTACAGAGGTGCTGATCGCGTGCGATTTCCATAAAAACGGCTCGCTCTCGCTTCCCCCGTCCGTCATCACCTATCAGGATTCCTGCCATCTGAGAAACGTCATGCACACCTCCTCTGCTCCCCGGAAACTTCTGAACGCGATTGAAGGCTCTGAATTCCGGGAGATGAAGGATGCAGATCGCTGCTGCGGATCTGCTGGAATTTATAACATTGTAGAATCTGAGATGAGCATGCAGATCTTAGATCATAAAATGGAGCAGGCGAAAGCCTCAAGGGCAGCCATCATTGTCACCGCAAATCCCGGCTGTCTTCTTCAAATGAAGCTCGGGATTGAGCGTGAAGGTCTATCGGATAAAATGAAAGCCGTTCACCTCGCCGATCTTCTTTATGAAGCTATGCCTGCCGATTTAAAAAAACCTCATTGA
- a CDS encoding L-lactate permease, with product MNWTQDFTPVGDNLALSAIIALIPALYFFWALAIKRMKGHWAGITTLLVAFAVAIFAYKMPVQTVAMSATQGAVYGILPIGWIIITSVFLYKLTVKTGQFDIIRNSVLSITEDRRLQALLIAFSFGAFLEGAAGFGAPVAISAALLAGLGFNPLYAAGICLIANTAPVAFGAIGIPIIAVAGPTGESAMEISKMVGRQLPFISVFIPLYLVIVMAGFKRAVEIMPAILVSGISFALTQYVSSNFIGPELPDILSALVSLIALTVFLKFWKPKTIYRFKSEAETAAASEALKINDPPAGYTRGQVLKAWSPFLILTLFISLWGIPAVKLALTGHYEGENVFLKAINSIGHLLTFSPEVPLLHNKIIGGSGDPIPAFYKLEVLGAAGTAILLAAIVTKFVVNISWKSWAKTFGETFGELKMPILTIGSVVGFAYITNASGMSTTLGMTLAHTGDLFPFFSPFLGWLGVFITGSDTSANLLFGNLQKVTATSIGMDPILAIAANSSGGVTGKMISPQSIAVACAAVGLAGKESHLFRFTIKHSLFLLLIVGLITWLQHNFLQWMIP from the coding sequence ATGAATTGGACCCAAGACTTTACTCCTGTGGGAGATAATCTCGCACTCTCAGCAATTATTGCGCTGATCCCGGCGTTATACTTTTTCTGGGCGCTTGCCATAAAAAGAATGAAAGGGCATTGGGCTGGAATTACCACGCTGCTTGTGGCATTTGCGGTTGCCATATTCGCATATAAAATGCCGGTTCAAACAGTCGCAATGTCGGCCACCCAAGGCGCCGTATACGGGATCCTTCCCATTGGATGGATCATCATCACCTCGGTTTTCCTGTATAAACTGACCGTTAAAACAGGACAGTTTGATATTATCCGAAACTCGGTACTTTCCATTACTGAGGACCGCAGATTGCAAGCGTTATTGATTGCCTTCTCATTCGGGGCATTCCTAGAAGGAGCTGCAGGATTTGGTGCACCGGTTGCCATATCCGCTGCCCTTTTAGCCGGACTGGGCTTCAATCCTCTTTATGCAGCCGGAATCTGCTTGATTGCGAATACAGCCCCTGTGGCTTTCGGGGCCATCGGAATTCCAATTATAGCGGTAGCCGGACCTACGGGTGAATCAGCTATGGAAATCTCCAAAATGGTTGGGCGGCAGCTCCCGTTCATTTCGGTGTTTATTCCTCTTTACCTTGTCATCGTGATGGCAGGATTTAAACGGGCCGTTGAAATTATGCCGGCCATACTCGTCTCTGGGATTTCGTTTGCACTTACTCAATATGTAAGTTCAAATTTCATCGGACCTGAGCTGCCTGATATTCTATCTGCTCTCGTTTCTCTTATTGCGTTAACGGTGTTCCTGAAATTCTGGAAACCGAAAACGATTTATAGGTTCAAATCAGAAGCAGAAACTGCGGCCGCTTCGGAAGCATTGAAAATCAATGATCCGCCTGCAGGCTATACAAGGGGACAAGTATTAAAAGCATGGTCGCCGTTTTTGATCCTGACTCTTTTCATTTCACTATGGGGAATCCCTGCTGTGAAGCTTGCGCTGACAGGTCACTACGAAGGAGAAAACGTATTTTTGAAAGCGATTAATTCGATCGGCCACCTCCTGACCTTTAGTCCCGAGGTCCCGCTTCTTCACAACAAAATCATTGGGGGTTCGGGTGATCCGATTCCCGCCTTTTATAAGCTTGAAGTACTGGGTGCTGCAGGAACCGCGATTTTACTGGCAGCCATTGTGACGAAATTCGTTGTGAACATTTCCTGGAAAAGCTGGGCGAAAACGTTTGGCGAGACCTTTGGCGAGCTGAAGATGCCGATTTTAACCATTGGATCGGTTGTTGGATTTGCCTACATCACCAATGCATCGGGTATGAGCACAACCCTTGGCATGACGCTTGCCCACACAGGAGATTTGTTCCCATTCTTCTCCCCTTTCCTGGGCTGGCTTGGTGTCTTTATCACCGGTTCGGATACGTCTGCCAATTTACTGTTTGGCAATCTTCAGAAGGTAACGGCCACTTCCATCGGCATGGATCCGATTCTTGCGATTGCTGCCAACTCTTCCGGGGGAGTGACCGGTAAAATGATCTCCCCTCAATCCATTGCAGTCGCATGTGCGGCAGTTGGGCTGGCAGGGAAAGAGTCTCATCTGTTCCGATTTACCATTAAGCACAGTCTCTTTCTGCTCTTGATTGTCGGACTGATTACTTGGCTTCAGCACAACTTCCTGCAGTGGATGATTCCGTAA
- a CDS encoding RDD family protein yields the protein MAVIVMLAAANGFAILYIILPFFNKNRKSVHDCAAGTIVSKKEKPHDSQ from the coding sequence TTGGCAGTAATCGTTATGTTAGCAGCAGCCAACGGGTTCGCAATCCTCTATATTATTCTTCCGTTTTTCAATAAGAATAGAAAATCCGTTCATGACTGCGCTGCCGGAACGATCGTCAGCAAAAAAGAAAAACCTCATGACAGTCAATGA